In one Vibrio sp. VB16 genomic region, the following are encoded:
- a CDS encoding AbgT family transporter gives MSNQAVEVATDAQPTGMDRFLNFIERTGNKIPDPAILFFWALIIVWVSSAILANVSFDLVNPRTGEVLQVTNLLTGEALASFLANMVTTFTSFAPLGIVLVAMLGVGVADSSGFITTGLKKMLNFTPAKLLTPMLILVAIVSHTAADAGYVLVIPLGGIIFHAAGRHPLAGIAAAFAGVSGGFSANFIPSGIDPLLAGFTQTSAQVLDSDYLINPLANIFFTGISSVLIVAIGWYVTEKIIEPRLASTPVDEDAEEAPDLASFSVIESRAFKWAGWSMMAGIALLVFAILPENSALRSPEGDITSFSAPLMKSIVPLIFILFVIPGIVYGRVAGTFASSNDVIKAMSNTMGTMGAYIVMSFFCAQFLAAFGQSNIGTMLALYGAEGLKALNLPGQATIVGMILLTALINLLVGSASAKWALIGPVLVPMLMAVGIAPELSQAAYRVGDSVSNIVSPLMVFFPLVVVYCQRYVKSTGIGTLASLMMPYSIVMLIGWTIFLLAYWALGIPLGIQAPYTYSM, from the coding sequence ATGAGTAATCAGGCTGTAGAAGTCGCAACGGATGCGCAGCCAACAGGTATGGACCGATTTCTTAACTTTATAGAACGGACTGGCAATAAAATTCCAGATCCAGCTATTCTGTTTTTTTGGGCGTTGATTATTGTTTGGGTAAGCTCTGCCATTCTCGCCAATGTCTCCTTTGATTTGGTTAATCCAAGAACGGGTGAAGTCCTTCAAGTCACGAACCTACTTACTGGAGAAGCACTGGCGTCGTTTTTAGCTAACATGGTGACAACGTTTACTAGTTTCGCACCATTGGGGATTGTATTGGTTGCCATGCTTGGTGTCGGTGTCGCGGATTCTTCAGGTTTCATTACGACTGGCCTAAAGAAAATGCTGAACTTTACGCCAGCCAAATTACTTACGCCGATGTTGATCTTGGTAGCGATAGTGTCACATACGGCAGCAGACGCTGGTTATGTGTTGGTCATCCCATTAGGCGGTATTATATTTCATGCGGCGGGTAGACATCCGTTAGCGGGTATTGCTGCGGCGTTCGCAGGTGTTTCAGGTGGTTTTTCTGCCAACTTTATTCCTTCTGGTATTGACCCTTTGCTTGCCGGATTTACCCAAACTTCAGCACAGGTGCTTGATTCCGATTACCTGATTAATCCATTGGCAAATATCTTTTTCACTGGGATTTCTTCGGTATTAATTGTCGCGATTGGTTGGTATGTCACTGAAAAAATTATAGAGCCTAGACTTGCCTCTACACCCGTAGATGAGGACGCAGAGGAAGCTCCCGATCTTGCCTCTTTTTCGGTGATAGAATCTCGTGCCTTCAAATGGGCAGGCTGGTCGATGATGGCAGGTATTGCATTGCTTGTGTTTGCGATTCTACCTGAAAACTCTGCATTGAGATCACCAGAAGGAGATATTACGTCGTTTTCAGCACCGTTGATGAAATCTATTGTTCCTCTGATCTTTATTCTGTTTGTCATTCCGGGGATTGTCTATGGTCGAGTAGCGGGAACTTTCGCAAGTAGTAATGATGTCATTAAGGCGATGTCAAACACCATGGGAACCATGGGTGCGTACATTGTGATGTCATTTTTCTGTGCTCAATTCTTAGCTGCATTTGGGCAATCCAATATTGGAACTATGTTGGCTTTGTACGGGGCAGAAGGGCTTAAAGCGCTGAACCTTCCGGGACAGGCTACGATAGTGGGTATGATTCTACTGACCGCATTGATTAACCTACTTGTGGGGTCAGCTTCGGCTAAATGGGCGTTAATTGGTCCTGTTTTAGTGCCGATGCTTATGGCGGTAGGTATCGCGCCTGAGCTTTCTCAAGCGGCTTATCGTGTAGGTGATTCGGTATCGAATATTGTCTCCCCACTCATGGTCTTCTTCCCGTTAGTCGTGGTGTATTGCCAGCGCTATGTTAAATCGACGGGTATTGGAACACTCGCCTCCTTGATGATGCCTTATTCAATAGTAATGTTGATTGGCTGGACGATATTTTTGCTCGCGTATTGGGCATTAGGTATACCTTTGGGTATTCAAGCCCCATATACCTATTCGATGTAG
- the sseA gene encoding 3-mercaptopyruvate sulfurtransferase, producing MSLFELSSSVVDVDWLKTHLNHPELTVIDASWFMPGIERDGRSEWQSERIPGALFFDFDTLICDLGSELPHMMPSADYFAEQVGLLGIANGTKIVVYDSHGLFSSPRVWWMFKAMGHNDVAVLNGGLPAWKAAGAPLDCSEPIALPTCRYQAQLCSEWQINIETLNTKTHLPEMAIIDARPAERFHGQQAEPRENVRSGHIPSSKNLPFPRLVENGYLKPISELKMMFADVCDDSQSLIFTCGSGVTACVLALAATQCNKQKLSVYDGSWTEWGSRHDFPIE from the coding sequence ATGAGTTTATTTGAATTGTCGAGTTCAGTCGTGGATGTTGACTGGCTAAAAACACACCTGAACCACCCAGAGCTAACCGTGATAGATGCAAGCTGGTTTATGCCGGGCATAGAAAGGGATGGACGGTCAGAATGGCAGTCAGAACGAATACCCGGTGCATTGTTTTTTGATTTTGATACCTTGATATGCGATTTAGGTTCAGAGTTGCCACACATGATGCCGTCGGCAGACTATTTTGCTGAACAAGTTGGGTTGTTAGGTATTGCGAATGGCACAAAAATTGTGGTCTACGATAGCCATGGTCTGTTTTCTTCGCCACGAGTATGGTGGATGTTTAAGGCCATGGGCCACAATGATGTCGCGGTTTTAAATGGTGGGTTGCCAGCTTGGAAAGCGGCTGGTGCACCGTTAGACTGTAGTGAGCCCATTGCATTGCCAACCTGTCGCTATCAAGCACAATTATGTTCAGAGTGGCAGATCAATATCGAGACACTGAATACAAAAACGCATCTGCCAGAGATGGCAATAATCGATGCTCGACCAGCAGAGCGCTTCCATGGTCAACAAGCAGAACCAAGGGAAAATGTCAGAAGCGGACATATCCCCAGCTCAAAAAATTTACCGTTCCCTCGTTTGGTTGAGAATGGTTATCTAAAGCCAATTAGCGAATTGAAAATGATGTTCGCCGATGTCTGTGACGATTCTCAGTCCCTAATTTTTACCTGTGGTTCTGGTGTCACCGCTTGCGTTTTAGCGCTTGCTGCAACGCAGTGCAATAAGCAAAAACTGTCGGTGTATGACGGCTCATGGACGGAGTGGGGTTCAAGGCACGACTTCCCTATTGAGTAA
- a CDS encoding nitroreductase family protein, translated as METTLINPPEDTQSAIFQQLIQSRRSVRKYDQTAAFDHQAVSRSLDLAILSPNSSNMQLWQFHRIIGEQARSELADICMGQKAAKTANELVAFVVTPDKWRPRAQMNAENVRKAFEGREDAVSKRALKYYEKFIPILYKNDRFGLFGLFRKLWSAYLGLKKPSVREVGKSDLRVSLHKSSSLAAMTFMTAMRAEGYDTCPMEGFDSKRAKALLGLEKNAEITMIISCGSRTEDGIYSERQRVSRNDVVFTH; from the coding sequence GTGGAAACAACGTTAATAAATCCTCCAGAAGACACGCAATCAGCTATTTTTCAGCAACTGATTCAGTCGCGTCGCTCGGTGAGAAAATATGATCAAACTGCTGCGTTTGATCATCAAGCGGTGAGTCGTTCTCTCGACTTGGCCATATTGTCGCCAAATAGTTCCAATATGCAGCTCTGGCAATTTCATCGAATCATTGGTGAACAGGCTAGAAGTGAGTTGGCCGATATCTGTATGGGGCAGAAAGCGGCAAAAACCGCTAACGAATTGGTTGCCTTCGTGGTCACTCCAGATAAGTGGCGACCTCGGGCTCAAATGAATGCTGAAAATGTACGTAAGGCCTTCGAAGGACGTGAAGATGCGGTTTCGAAAAGAGCTCTAAAATACTACGAAAAGTTTATTCCTATATTATATAAAAACGATAGATTTGGATTGTTTGGGCTATTCAGGAAATTGTGGAGTGCATATTTAGGTTTGAAAAAACCGTCAGTGAGAGAGGTTGGGAAGTCCGATCTTCGAGTCAGTCTGCATAAAAGTAGTTCGCTTGCCGCAATGACATTTATGACCGCTATGCGGGCGGAAGGATACGATACTTGCCCAATGGAAGGCTTTGATTCAAAACGGGCAAAAGCGTTGTTAGGTTTGGAAAAAAACGCAGAGATTACCATGATAATAAGCTGTGGTTCGCGTACTGAAGATGGTATTTATAGCGAACGTCAAAGAGTCAGTCGTAATGACGTTGTATTTACTCATTGA
- the msrB gene encoding peptide-methionine (R)-S-oxide reductase MsrB, translating to MKRLSKWLLSFAVILPALVLIIMPESSANAESNKPTAMNSQVATLAGGCFWCTESDFEKLDGVTDVVSGYAGGELDNPTYKQVSSGKSGHIEVIQVTYDADSLSYEQILDHLFRHMDPTDNKGSFVDRGPQYRPAIFYHTPEQKAIAMQFIKEVDDAGIYPDPIATELIEYTEFFPAEDYHQDYYKKSKVRYNYYRYASGRDQYLDKLFGEDRNENQVTLRQLIDGKKQAASLKQYRKPSDEEIRKNLTSLQYDVTQKDATERPFNNPYWDNKKEGIYVDVVTGEPLFSSTDKYKSGTGWPSFTRPLAGSYVVTTTDYKLIYPRTEVRSKFGDSHLGHVFKDGPAPTGLRYCMNSASMRFVPVEKMGTEGYEEYLHLFEG from the coding sequence ATGAAGCGATTATCCAAGTGGTTGCTCTCTTTCGCGGTGATATTGCCAGCACTCGTACTGATCATCATGCCAGAAAGCTCTGCCAACGCAGAGAGCAACAAACCAACCGCGATGAACAGCCAAGTTGCCACACTTGCTGGTGGTTGCTTTTGGTGTACAGAATCTGATTTCGAGAAACTCGATGGCGTAACAGACGTCGTTTCTGGTTATGCCGGTGGTGAGCTCGATAACCCAACTTACAAGCAGGTCTCTTCAGGTAAGTCAGGCCACATTGAAGTTATTCAGGTTACCTATGACGCAGATAGCCTAAGCTACGAACAGATACTCGATCACCTCTTTAGACATATGGACCCAACAGACAACAAAGGTTCTTTTGTCGACCGTGGTCCGCAATACCGTCCGGCTATTTTTTATCACACGCCAGAGCAAAAAGCGATCGCGATGCAATTCATTAAAGAGGTAGACGATGCTGGAATATATCCAGATCCAATCGCGACTGAATTGATAGAATATACCGAGTTTTTCCCGGCGGAAGATTACCATCAGGATTACTATAAAAAGAGTAAGGTTCGCTATAACTACTATCGCTATGCATCGGGTCGAGATCAATACTTAGACAAGCTATTTGGCGAAGATAGAAACGAGAACCAAGTAACGTTACGTCAGCTAATCGATGGTAAAAAACAGGCCGCAAGCCTAAAACAGTATCGCAAGCCCTCGGATGAGGAAATCCGTAAAAATCTAACCTCACTACAATATGATGTTACCCAAAAAGATGCGACTGAACGTCCATTTAACAACCCCTATTGGGATAATAAGAAAGAAGGCATCTATGTGGATGTTGTTACAGGTGAACCCCTTTTCTCTTCAACCGATAAATACAAATCAGGAACTGGCTGGCCAAGTTTTACCAGACCACTTGCTGGTAGTTACGTTGTCACCACGACAGACTACAAACTGATTTATCCAAGAACAGAAGTTAGAAGCAAGTTTGGTGATTCACACCTAGGCCATGTATTCAAAGATGGGCCAGCCCCTACCGGGCTTAGGTATTGTATGAACTCTGCTTCAATGCGATTTGTCCCTGTAGAGAAGATGGGGACAGAAGGATACGAGGAGTATCTACATTTGTTTGAAGGATAA